DNA from Rosa rugosa chromosome 6, drRosRugo1.1, whole genome shotgun sequence:
tcgtggcacgtggagtgtaccgacagtttgttgttattctatcgcttatgatagaataaataaaagaagttgcatggatagtaacgagagcagctggtgctctagtggttgaagagcaaggctcatgtacaagaggtcagaggttcgaaccttgcctctcgtttatttttattatgttcgcttatgacataataagtaaaacatttgtacacattatattaagcacagcttgtgctccagtggttggtgggcaaagcccttgtgcagcaggttaaggtttcgaaccttgcctcccccgttattttatttatgtcgcttatgacataataaatataacacgtgagcatatattaatgaaggcagctcttgcttcagtggttgagagcaaaaccttcgtgtttgaggtcgggagttcgaaccttacctcttacaaatatttttggatctcgtatatgcttgatatacggacgtatatacggtatgtacggtatacatatgtatatacggtctgtatggtatgtatacttatatccagttgtacagtatgcatacgtatatacggtctgtacggtatgcatacgaatatacagttgtacggtatgcatacgtatatacgatctgtacggtatgcatacgtatatacggtatgtacaatttcataccgtagccgagctggaagttggtgggccgattggtaggcccaaatagtaagcccaaatagtaagcccaaatggtaggcccaaatggtaagcccaattgttcggcccgaatagtaggcccaaatgttaaacccaaagtggtttgggccggttcgaaatgtggatggtccgatttcttcaggcccaattggccagccctaatgcttagcccaaggattgaacaagcccaagtcatcgtcactgggtgacatattttattggcgtgcttttggggatgatttgttttgagtgatgcatctctattgttgtgaagaaaggtgcatgcttgagttttactatagagatttaccgtgatgctaattgagtagcgaaacactttgtgggagtgtttactgtgcttgtatgccagtacagagtgatgatctatgtgaagatctatgtgaagatctatgtgaggatctatgagatgatccatgtgacgattttgtgtatgtgatgtggagtgttgttgagcagttgttttgtgaatttacattgtgatgaaaggatttagtggccctaggaatgtatttttatacaaaggattgtggctttgtagattactacagatttggaaaagatggagattctatgattaggtcaaccttaatcgagaggaattgacttacgctcaaatttcgggacgaaatttctttaaggagggtagattgtaataccccgaaaaatccaaattaatttccgtggatttttagaaatgatttcacgatagtaggagcgagtacgaagcttggagaagttgtggaattagttcgaacgattttattttcgaaaacgaacgtttttagggggtcaacaaagttgactttttatacgttcaaaatttgggaaaacttccttcatgaaagttgtagagctcgtcgatacgagttcgtggacatgtggaacgcaatattcggagttcgtatgaataagttatgaatttttgaaaattgggaattttctataaataggaaattttctgatttttattttcatttaaggacgaaaaaaagttctttttgcggaaaagcccccggtttcctccgttctctctcttccttcgaccttcagaaccctcgggttccgaccgacccgacccggccaaacggtGGTCCTCCGGCATCCTCTGgccacggacccggccttccccgagctcgccgtcgcacgcccagccgctccctgccaccgtcttgccccgccgctgcccccagatggagatcgaagccccccccgaagctagaacccgacccgaccggaaaaccacttttccggcgttgcacgggccgatcctccccattttcgtgatctcctcctccccctgattatccccatgtaagcctttcatcacgattttgtgtatagaacgctagatcatggtttgactttttcgacgtccctgatttaatctgaatctgatcagacgcacgagattaatccaacttcaacgcttgatctaggacgatctaggccaaaccagacttagctccaggtatggaagtcgatcaccctttcattttgaaccagtttgtagttggtcactttgccatctgaggtggttgaccggcgttgaccgccgcgttgaccgcccactgaccaccgcttgtggcggcgcatcagaccatatttcgagttttcattatctaggcgatgatctatgcatccatacgagcgttttgatatataacatggtcatgttagaaaaagttgataaatagtggatttacgttttgacgttactatttaacgtttttacgtttatcttcggtttacgatctgtgaagatctgaccatcggttttgcttcaattttggatatgttgatcgtatgactgtcccggtgaccttgtgaggtcacgggcgaagatccgaccgttggatcttcgtataattgagaaatagtgattcggaaggcgattcgtgagaatctgaccgtcggattttcatataattttgtggagatgttagtaaaggcgattcaggaagatctgaccgttggatcttcgtgataattttggaggatgatcctaaaggcgatccgtgaggatccgaccgttggatcatcattaaattcagatccgaccgttggatcatcgtttaatttgaatctgagcgttggatcgtcgtttaattacatatttgagttgttggctaagtcaagatcattattggactaggtgattgacggtttgagttggtggacgattgtggatcgtattttgagctgaattgaagacgcagcgggattatcgaggtgagtaaacctcacgtggttcatattacgaacccaatacaattaattgctttattttgttgcaatcatatgaactattgttggtgttactagacattcctgtgtgaatgtctgtatatatattattacgtgaaataatatgtattgttggagttgtgttgagttattgttgagaaacaatatattgtgagagatattgagtttattgttgagaaacaatatattgtgagaggtgttgagttttattgttgaggaacaataaattgttgtgatctgtggagatcactaggtcacgaggtgaccatggcatctattagtgaatcacgctctcgtaccgggctggtggttattaatagtattaaatcgtaatcacgtctgtggccggacgagtggttacgttcagttagagctctagtctgtctgccaaatgtggagtgaccttatgagtgaaattgagagtaactcataagtgtcaatatatatatggtaaccttatgagggaaattgagagtaactcataagggtctatatatatatatatgagtctgtctaccaaatgttgggaaatcttatgagcgaatttgagagtaactcataagtgtctatatatatatatgagagtgagtgatcttatgagctaaattgagagtaactcataagtgtctacatatatatatgagagtgagtgatcttatgagctaaattgagagtaactcataagtgtctatatatatatatgagagtgagaaagtaacgtgggtttgtggtagtcttgaaatctaataaatcaacagttctttcttgtttactcatactggctgtaaaaagcttaccgggttttgtgttgttgcaactcccggtacactattcaaattgtgtagcgggtaatcctacaggacaggagaaccaggacggtgatcgtgcggttagagcaattgttagagttttacaacaattgtaagttgtgaggtgtgttatgctcatttgagctttataatatattgtgagagtgaattgtaataatgaactcgaagtttcgagatttggtttttttgtaattgtaattattcaggtttcggatttgaatttatcattcaaaatccggggcgtgacatggAGGGTCCTcgaactcccaaacactagggtaatatttcttcaggaatcGTCCGTTGATGGGGTTGCGATGGATGTCaccgtccaaatctttgaggtgaaaggccccgcgctccagaatgcggtgaacaacaaagggtccttcccatcgcggggtccatttaccgcgacctgTCAACTTCTCACCAAAGGGTAGAACAGCCTTCCAAACAAGGTCACcttctttgtaactacggccacgtgtcctcttgtcataggcgcgagcaataCGCTATTTTTCCATTACCAAATTATCCAAAGCTGCTAGGCGCTGCTCGCTGAGATCCTCgtgctcttgccacatcgcttggACATAGTCTTCACCGATCaggtgatgctgatcttggactcGCAAAGATTGAACGTTGAGTTCCAAGGGTAAAACCGCGTCATGACCAAACATGAGTGCATAGGGCgttgtagcagtgggattcctcttggaggtgcGATAGGCCCACAGTGTCTCATACAGCGTGCTGTGCCACTggcgagggttttcaacaagcatcttcttgagaagggtgataataatcttgttactggcctccgcTTGACCGTTGGATTGAGCATAATATGGAGTGCTGTGGATGAACTGGATGCCCAATTCGTTGACAAGTTTTTCTACCTCACCGCCCTTgaacgctgcccccctgtcggAAACGAGCACTTcagggataccaaacctgcagatGATGTGCTGGAAAATGAATTGGCGAATGGTGGCACCAGAAGCCTCTTTCAAAGGTTCAGCTTCGACCCATTTAGTGAAGAAATCCGTGGccacgatgatgaacttgtgttggagggAGGAATGGGGGTGAATCAtccccaatcaagtccaatgcccaaccacgtgcaggccaaggcttaataataggctgcatgggaatgttggggatgtgctgcactggaccatgtGCCTGGCAATCTTGGCATCCCTTTGCAAAcgtgatacagtccttcaaaatgccaGGCCAATAGTAGCCATGTCgcctgataagccaacgcatcttaggCCCCGCTTGATGGGCGCCACAAACTCCTGTATGGGCCTCGCGCATTAGTCGTTTTGCTTCGCTGCCATAGACACATCTGAAGTCCatgccatcttccccacgtcgtcACAGCTCGTCGCCCCTGAGGAAGTAGTTTAAGGCAAGAAAACGAACCTTCCTGTCTGCTGTAAGATCTGGATGCTTGAGATAAGCGATCAACGGAattcgccaatcgacgtcaataggttCTAGGACAGCGACGATTGGATCGTCGGGcgggtcaggccgcgcgagccatGAAGGCAGCGTGCGGCGCTCAACtttcagaatgcgctcgcgaactCCATACTTTAATGTAATGCCTGTGGCCAACTGAGCAAGTTCGTTGGCCGCGAAATTGCACTCGCGGGGTATGTATTCCAAATCGGCGTCATCAAActgatccagaagctcaatggcgcgagTAAGATATGGCACGAGCAAACAGCTTACACACCTGTATTTCTCCTGGAGCTGATTTATCACGAGCAGAGAGTCACCGCGTATCTGAACGTCCCTTACCCCCAATTCCAGTAAGACTTCCAGGCCAATaataagggcctcatactctgcctgGTTATTAGTGCATTTaaactccaattggaaagaataggagaaacgatcgcccgctgggTTTTCCAGAACAATTCTTGCGCCTGCTAATGTTTCTGTTCTTGAGCCATCGAAGaataatacccagggttgcAGTGAGACAGTGGCTTGATACCATATTGCATACTCTGGGATGTGCGCCAAATCTGGTCGAGTTGCGGTGGTGACCGCTATCTCTAATTCCTTGACTGGGGGAatatccaacatagggtgatgtgccaaAAAATCTGCGATAGCTTGTCCCTTCACTGCTTTCTGTGGAACGTATTGTAGTGAGAATTCGGATAGAGccaatacccatttgccaatgcgaCCCCTTAGAATAGGgcgcgacaacatgtacttaaccaggtcggtttgagcaatgatgcttgtagtaaaggataacatgtaatgTCGCAACTTGCAATcggagaagtacaatgtgagacacaatttttccataggagtgtaccttgtctcgcaatctgtaagtgtcctactgaggtaaaaaatgGCATGCTCGACACCTCCCTCATCGTCTTGGGCAAGTAAGCTACCGATAGAGGCCTCAGCcgctgaaatatatagttttaatggaaatccagctcgcgggggaacaagcactggtggactcgctaaataggccttgatcttgtcgaaggcctcttgatgttgagattcccatacaaactcattctgtccttgcaacttcagcaatcgagaaaagggctggatcttacctgcagagttagaaataaaacgtcgcaggaagttgattttacccagcAGGCGTTGTAGCTCCTTCTTAGTTCGTGGAGGGGACGCGTTGATGACCgcgtttgctttatcttcagggACTTCAATCCCCCTTTGATGTACGATGAAGCCCAAGAAATCTCCCGCTTGAACGCCAAATACGCACTTGGCGGGATTCATCTTCAGCTTATGTTGGCGCATGCGTTCGAAGACTTTCCTGAGATCTATGATGTGATTCCCTTTCTTCTTCGATTTAACCACGACGTCATCGATGTAAACCTCTAGAATCTTTCCCAGGATATCGTGGAAGATCaagttcatggctctctgataagtggctccagcattcttcagcccaaaaggcataaccacatactcgaaaacgcccgcgaaccgAGGACATCGGAACGCGGTTTTATGTCTGTCCTCCTCCGCGACCGGAATTTGGTGATATCCTGCGGTGCCATCCATAAAGGACAATATTTCATGTCCAGCTacggcgtctaccaacatatcctctaccggcatggggtaaacatctttaggtgtagcgATATTGAGGTCTCTGTagtccacgcagaccctcatcttgccattcttcttgcgaactggcactatattggatagccactgattgtatttggccaccctgataatgcctgatttatgcattttttcaagttcctctttgacgaggacttgggtttctgaattcattcttcgcggttcttgtttcacaggcctcttgtcagggagtgttggtagctgatgacaaaccaagtccggtgacaggccgggcatatcttcatatttctctgcaaagcagtctttgaattccagtaacagctcaataagcctctgtttttcgctaggctctaagtaagtactgatagccacttccatagacTCTTCTGttgttccaagattgaccttttcagtagggtctctgaccttaggAGGTGTGTCATCcagcgctgccggagcgagctgaatctCTACTTCCTCTTCTTGTTCCTGGTCAGAGAACTCTTCATTGACGGTTTCTAAGGttgcgactcgatcataggcctctttttccactaagTACGAAGATAGTCGTTCatacagcgagtggagggcctctatcccttcctctggaaggtcgtaatccattaatcgtttaaaggtttgggcacagcgtggccaggcctgtTTAAGCCTTCCTTtgcgagcgtgagcccccactgtgccagatcaaaggccgtcacccctgtggggcggcccttgttatcgatgccactgacttgcaatggagtgataggctccaagtagtacctggcatctacataattcgcggAAACTGGAAATGGACAagggtccgctttgatcacctccgccttatctgtctccctgttccacataatgagttcctgatggagagttGATGGAACACAATAACTCCGGTGGATCCAATCCCTGCCCAGAATAGCGCTATAGGCTGCATAACAATcagtcacaaagaaagcataaaccccttctgcagggccaaccttgatgcgcaagaaaagtaatccaGGGTCTTTGTCACAGGCCCTGCAAAGTTCTTGAGTGTAAGAGATGTAgactggatcttctctttctttatcccgagcaagtgcatggtcctggtagtaaTGACGTTCACAGCAGCTCCGGTATCTACCATGATCTTGCTCACTTTGGTGCCGCTAACCTCTGCTGTGATgtacaaaggtcgcatgtgttgaaCCATAGCGGGTGTTGGCctggtgaagctcatgaagaattctttgctgttagcatcttctgtttcaagaaagacagcctcCTCCACAGGTGCTGTGATTGCTGATGTAATCTGCAAAGGTTGTGCGCTATTTTCATCAGTTTCTACACAATCCTACGCGGCGACTGGTAGTGCATACCTCGCGGGGAGTACATAAACCATGTTGCAGGTCGTATCGGTCATAACTGTTTCATCCATGTCTTCTGGCAGGTTCAGCTTGGGTTCTTTGACAGGGGTGTCAGTATTGAATTGCTTAGCCAACCGCTCTACCAATGATTCCTCCGTAAGGCCTTTCACCTCACATTGCTCCTGCCCCGGTATCACGGTAACCCGCTTAGGTGAGCTGGATTTTGGTTCACTTGTTGCAGTCATCTCAGGGGCAACAACGACACTCTGGACCTTTTTAGGTTTCCACTGTAGCGTATCGGTAATCTTGTCCTTGCCCCCaagtctctcaaaaactgaggatttggcctctgAGTCGTCGCGAAACAACTTGCGCCTGACATGTGGTCGCCTAGTCGGTGAACTCTCCTTTCGAGCTGGCGGAGGTCTCCTCTCGTCGGtgatcctgcaaaaaacactgggcttagatgccccttttgctgagctcgcttgcttcTGAAAGCTGCGAGGAGTCATTAACGGCTTAACAGCTAGTatctccatctctttctgatactgctcaggtgatttgaccaactgcgaaggtttgatcaggccctggtccagagcctctagcgcgcgtttggcttctccaaacctgcgctgcagttttttcttcttggaaggacttatctcAACTGCCTTCCCCTTTTCCCTCGTGTACCACTTACCTTCCTTGATAGTGGCGGCAGAAGCAGGAGGGATGTAGGGCTTGGTCAGGATGTCTTTGCGCTTGATCATAGCCTTCTCCTCTGACTTCCGATCAACCGCGGCCGCTTTCAACTTCTGGAAGAGATTGGAATCCTTTGGGGATGGTGGTGATTCCagattctctttttctcttggactggaaggttgatagtttcgcgatggcgatGCCCATTTGATGGGTGGGAGagaaccaaaacgaaatgtctgctcgacctcttcgtgtgacacttggatgccacactcttctttgcatcgcgagcataTGACCACAGGTGAGGCTTGACCTACTGgctcaaacttcttctttgcaGGAGGCTCGTCCTTGTCAGGTTGATCTCCTTTCCCCCTTTcattcaaatccagggttggtttcctccgGCTCTGCTTAGTCCAGTTCACGTCaaccatgttgatcccagtgtcaggaaaagggttcaggtctaCGAGCGCTGCCGCTGTTACTGGAGCCTCTACCTGCAAACTACCATTATTAAGcgatacctgaatctggtctttgagtttcacacagtctactgtattatgattccacagattgtgaaatttgcagtacttcttcCCTTTTAGCTGGTCTGGGCGAGGAAagggtccaaagtcggtcttcaccatcttcgctatgatcatctcatctagaatttcatgtgccttattggcatcatatgtatatgccGCGAATTCCGGTTTGGTGAAGgccattgatttgagcttgacaggttccttggaaattttcaactgtttcaaggctggattctttctccctgtcagctcataagcaGCAATATCATTatcctcctcttcatcatcgTCCTGAATCAACTCTTCACTGTGATGGTGATAGTAGGGGTCATAAGTAGCCGgttggtagctcagggccgctacggTGCGATGTTTTCCTGGTACATATGTCCCATTGGAGGCATTCTTCCTtgcatcagtttctctgaggagatgctCGAAGCTGTccacctctgtgatgagttctcccattgactggatcatgctgccatgctgcttctttcgctgtcGAGGCTCTAAACCCTTGATCGctaacttgatcaactctttctccggcaggatcacgttcagcttggccttctgaatctggaagcgttgaaggTATGCAACAGCGGATTCAGTAGGCTGCTAAGCCATttgggtgagagaagccaaatcaacctcaggctcaatggctccaaaagtttctcgaaagagcttttccattgcgggccaatctgccactgttcctggtcgTAGTTTGGAAAACCACCTGAAGGCCGCTCCcgaaagagaagtgccaaagatcctgcacttgaggatgtcatcattctggtactggccgcattgcactctaaacctggccagatgagtgactgcattctcggtgtcttcccctgaaaaagtagaaaatatgatatttttatatCCCCTGGGAAatggcgcgagcattatatgtggcgggaaaggtccctcatagaccccatccatttgggctctagggttagccagcctgatcatctcctctacctcctCTCGTCTAACATATTCCGGgcctggaggaggaggaggtattGCCATAGTATGGCGAGCAGCCTGTAcgggtattgcttggtttacagttGCTGCCCCTTCTCCTATCTGGACAACGCGAGTTGTAGCTGgctgttgaagagtcactgctggcataggcatctctttcGCCAAAGCTGTTATTTTGACAGgattaccagcctggtcaatcccataataacttcctggcagctcttgatataTGTTTTCCACTccatcgctgtcgtattgaacgaacACGGTGGAGTCGGACGAAGCTTCGCCACCTTTTGATGTCTGCTGCTTCTGTCTGGTGGTCTGCCCGCCTGACGAAGTACCCTTTTCTTTGCTACCGCCAATAACAAGcgcttgttctttatttttctgtggCGTAGCAGCAGCTGTTGTGGAAGGTGTAGTGGTGTTGCTACTAACTTTCTCTCGCTGAT
Protein-coding regions in this window:
- the LOC133714613 gene encoding uncharacterized protein LOC133714613 → MLSRPILRGRIGKWVLALSEFSLQYVPQKAVKGQAIADFLAHHPMLDIPPVKELEIAVTTATRPDLAHIPEYAIWYQATVSLQPWVLFFDGSRTETLAGARIVLENPAGDRFSYSFQLEFKCTNNQAEYEALIIGLEVLLELGVRDVQIRGDSLLVINQLQEKYRCVSCLLVPYLTRAIELLDQFDDADLEYIPRECNFAANELAQLATGITLKYGVRERILKVERRTLPSWLARPDPPDDPIVAVLEPIDVDWRIPLIAYLKHPDLTADRKVRFLALNYFLRGDEL